Proteins encoded together in one Vicia villosa cultivar HV-30 ecotype Madison, WI unplaced genomic scaffold, Vvil1.0 ctg.000939F_1_1, whole genome shotgun sequence window:
- the LOC131632391 gene encoding uncharacterized protein LOC131632391 gives MTSWTDANPGRRFYGCGMYKIQGSKRCNHFVWYDEEMGARVKDMISTLNQRLISAKVTIEEGKKVEDELNKQIKDLKMKIKNLKILIVIILVCSVGSISIRLL, from the exons ATGACTTCATGGACAGATGCTAACCCAGGACGCCGTTTTTATGGGTGTGGGATGTACAAG ATCCAAGGGTCCAAACGATGCAACCATTTTGTTTGGTATGATGAAGAGATGGGAGCAAGAGTAAAGGATATGATTTCTACACTAAATCAGAGACTGATAAGTGCAAAGGTGACTATTGAAGAAGGGAAGAAAGTAGAAGATGAGTTGAATAAGCAGATTAAGgatttgaagatgaagataaaaaatTTGAAGATTTTGATTGTTATTATTCTTGTGTGCAGTGTTGGTAGCATTAGTATTAGGTTGTTGTAA
- the LOC131632383 gene encoding succinate--CoA ligase [ADP-forming] subunit beta, mitochondrial — translation MVRGSLNKLLSRSLSVAGKWQNQQLRRLNIHEYQGAELMSKYGVNVPRGVAVSSVEETRKAIKDAFPNQSELVVKSQILAGGRGLGTFKSGLKGGVHIVKTEQVEDIAGKMLGQILVTKQTGPQGKIVSKVYLCEKLSLVNEMYFAITLDRKTAGPLIIACRKGGTSIEDLAEKFPDMIVKVPVDVFEGITDEDAAKVVDGLVPKVADRNQSIEQVKNLYKLFVDSDCTLLEINPMAETADNQLVAADAKLNFDDNAAYRQKEIFTLRDTTQEDPREVAAAKADLNYIGLDGEIGCMVNGAGLAMATMDIIKLHGGTPANFLDVGGNASEGQVVEAFKILTADDKVKAILVNIFGGIMKCDVIASGIVNAAKQVALKVPVIVRLEGTNVDQGKRILKESGMALITAEDLDDAAQKAVKAYK, via the exons ATGGTCAGAGGTTCGCTCAACAAACTCCTCTCCCGCTCTCTCTCCGTCGCCGGCAAATGGCAGAACCAACAGCTCCGCCGCCTCAACATCCACGAGTATCAG GGTGCTGAATTGATGAGCAAATACGGAGTTAACGTTCCCAGAGGTGTCGCGGTTTCTTCTGTTGAAGAAACCAGAAAAGCCATCAAGGATGCATTCCCCAATCAAAGCGAG TTGGTGGTGAAGAGTCAAATTTTAGCCGGTGGACGAGGCTTAGGGACTTTTAAAAGCGGCCTTAAGGGAGGAGTCCACATTGTTAAGACTGAACAGGTGGAAGACATAGCTG GGAAGATGCTTGGGCAGATACTTGTTACAAAACAGACAGGTCCTCAGGGAAAAATCGTTAGCAAG gtttacttgtgtgaaaagCTGTCACTTGTGAATGAGATGTACTTTGCTATAACTCTGGATCGTAAGACTGCTGGCCCA CTTATTATTGCTTGTAGAAAGGGAGGAACGAGCATTGAAGACCTTGCAGAGAAATTTCCAGACATGATCGTTAAG GTACCTGTTGATGTTTTTGAAGGAATTACCGATGAAGATGCTGCAAAGGTTGTTGATGGTTTGGTTCCCAAAGTGGCTGATAGAAATCAATCAATTGAACAAGTGAAGAATTTGTATAAACTTTTTGTTGATTCTGACTGCACCCTTTTAGAA ATCAATCCCATGGCAGAGACAGCTGATAACCAACTAGTAGCTGCTGATGCTAAATTGAATTTTGATGATAATGCTGCATATCGCCAGAAAGAAATATTCACTCTCCGTGATACAACACAAGAGGATCCCCGAGAG GTGGCTGCTGCCAAGGCAGATTTAAACTATATTGGGTTAGATGGAGAAATTGGCTGCATGGTGAATGGAGCAGGGTTAGCAATGGCCACAATGGATATAATTAAGTTGCATGGAGGTACTCCTGCCAATTTTCTGGATGTAGGTGGCAATGCCTCTGAAGGCCAG GTGGTTGAAGCATTTAAGATATTGACTGCTGATGACAAAGTGAAGGCGATTTTGGTTAACATCTTTGGTGGTATAATGAAGTGTGATGTTATAGCAAGTGGAATAGTGAATGCTGCAAAACAG GTTGCCCTAAAAGTACCTGTAATTGTTCGTCTTGAAGGCACTAATGTTGACCAAGGGAAAAGAATTCTGAAG GAAAGTGGTATGGCATTAATAACAGCTGAAGATTTGGATGATGCAGCTCAAAAAGCAGTGAAAGCATACAAATGA
- the LOC131632404 gene encoding uncharacterized protein LOC131632404 — translation MVHPYNISCKLASLVDVSASIDDVVANVVDVGGDFISKQDFDDRESMLTWIRRKVVNLGFGVVIGRSDNGTARRNLFVTMCGRSGKYNPPLKKFKKDDTCTRKCECPFKSRCYMLASKKWRSSVICGLHNHELCAKLQGHPIACRLNLVEKASIKDLSLNFVQPKNILVTLKRKEPDNISNIRQVYN, via the coding sequence atggtgcacccatATAATATTTCATGTAAATTAGCTTCTTTAGTCGATGTTAGTGCGAGTATCGATGATGTGGTCGCAAATGTGGTAGATGTCGGAGGTGACTTTATTAGCAAGCAGgactttgatgatcgtgaaagcatgctAACATGGATTCGTCGGAAAGTAGTTAACCTTGGATTTGGTGTGGTAATCGGAAGATCGGATAATGGTACCGCAAGAAGAAACCTGTTTGTTACAATGTGCGGAAGAAGCGGGAAATACAATCCTCCTCTAAAGAAGTTTAAAAAAGATGATACGTGTACTAGAAAATGTGAGTGTCCATTTAAAAGTCGTTGTTATATGTTGGCTAGCAAGAAGTGGAGAAGCTctgttatttgtggtttgcataaccatgaatTGTGCGCAAAATTACAAGGCCACCCTATAGCATGTCGGCTCAATCTGGTTGAGAaggcatctattaaagacttgTCCTTGAATTTTGTCCAACCGAAAAACATACTTGTCACATTGAAAAGGAAGGAACCCGACAACATATCAAAcataaggcaagtgtataattAA
- the LOC131632405 gene encoding uncharacterized protein LOC131632405 gives MGHLIASAYDIICIDLTRYNFSETFFLLRTTPPTNPIDHIICVGWISKSRHFVQVYLKPGCPIPPTSPEWALYHTKVSDTWSDRFVDRMHDFESLNNTEKESNSEKSRLEPPIDLDSDSSFDVFM, from the coding sequence ATGGGGCATCTTATTGCATCCGCATATGACATCATATGCATTGACTTGACGCGTTACAATTTTTCGGAAACCTTTTTTCTGCTCCGTACGACACCTCCTACAAATCCAATTGATCATATTATATGTGTTGGATGGATCTCCAAATCGCGtcattttgtacaagtttacttgaaaccgggATGCCCCATACCACCTACTTCACCAGAATGGGCACTTTATCACACCAAAGTTTCTGATACGTGGTCGGACCGTTTTGTGGATAGGATGCACGATTTTGAAAGTTTGAACAACACCGAGAAGGAATCAAATTCCGAAAAGTCAAGATTAGAACCTCCAATAGATTTAGACAGCGATAGCTCTTTTGATGTATTTATGTAG